The Candidatus Thermoplasmatota archaeon region ACAAGATCGACATGATCGAGAACCGCATATTCGAGGTCGAGAAGATGGCTACCTCACCGGACTTCTCGAGCAAGGTCGACGACGTTCAGCAGCGGGTGGAGAGGCTTGAGAAGCAGCTCGAGAAGATCTCCAACATCCTGACCATGCTGAACACGAAAGTGGAGACATACTTCTCAAAATCCGCGGAGAAGGAGCGCCAGGCGGACCTTGAGAAGCGCATCGAAGAGCACACGACTAAGGCGCTATCGCACGAGTCCAAGATCTCCGCGCTTGAGAAGGAGGCCGAGGGCCTCGTGGAAGGGATGCGCGTTATGACGGCGAAGATGGAGAAGGACATCCACGACAGCAGAAAGAGGATAGCCCGGATGGAGAAGCACTTCGTCGACTTCGCAAAGCTCGTTCAAGAGTAGTCCCCACATGAAGAGCATATGCGTTCTCCCTGGAGACGGCATCGGTCCTGAGGTCATCGATTCTGCCGTGGACGTTTTGGAGAAAGCTACGGATCAGCTTGAGTTCGTCCGTGCAGACATAGGCAAAGCCGCCTTCGAGAAGCACAGGAGCTACTTGCCGGATGAGACCTTCGACCTCATGAAATCCAGCGACAGCTGCTTGTTCGGGGCTGTTACTTCATCGGACAAGCCGGATCATCAGTCCCCCGTTCTGAGATTCAGGAAGGAGCTGGACCTCTACGCCAACCTGAGGCCCGTCAGAACCCTCGTCGACGTCCCCAACTGGCCATCAATCGACATCGTGCTAATCCGCGAGAACTCCGAGGGAATGTACACGCAGGACGAGGTGTTCGATGACGGGGGGGTGACCACGAGACGGAGGGTCACAAGGCGTGCTTCCGAAAGGATCGTCGGTTTCGCGATAGAGTACGCGAGGCTGAACGGCAGACAGAAGATCACTTGCGTGCACAAGTCGAACGTTCTGAGAGCATCCGATGGCCTATTCCTTGGCGTTTTCAGAGAGCTCATGGACAGCAGGGGCGCAGGACTCAAGGCTGAGGAGCAGCTCGTGGATTCGGCTGCCATGAAGTTGGTAGTCGAACCCAGGGTGTTCGATGTCATAGTCACGCTCAATCTGTACGGTGACATCCTCTCGGATGTGGCAGCCGGTGTCGCCGGAGGACTCGGGTTCGCACCTTCAGGGAACATAGGGCCGAAGCATTCCGTGTTCGAACCTGCCCATGGTTCCGCACCTGACATCGCTGGCAAAGGCATAGCGAATCCTACGGCTGCAATCCTGGCGGGCGCCATGATGCTCAGACATCTGGGCCTTGCACGACCCGCAAGCGATGTCGAGAAAGCCGTCGCGGAGGTGTATTCCACAGGTCATCTGACGATGGACATCGGTGGACGCCACGGATCGAGATCATTCACAGAACACGTGATAAGGATCCTTGCGGGCGCGAAGCACCAGTGAGCGGCTCAAACGGCTGATGGGCGGACAATACCTTTCAGCCAACCGAGCTCGACACTCAAGTACTGGGAGAACGTGCCCGCGGCATACGATTGGAGGTACTTGCCGTAGCGGATGGTCACCAGTCCAATGCCAGCTATTGCAAGCAGCATTGCCTCAAGCGTCGAGAAGTTCCCCAAGAAGTTCTCCTCGACGAAGTCCATGGATATGTGCACGCCCCAGAAAAGGAGAGGGATCATGAGGCGAGACGCCACCGAGATTGGACCGACCACGGCAACCGCAACGGGATTGTGCAACAGAGACTTCCATTGGCCACCCGCGTGCGTCAACGAGTCGAAATCGAGCACCGCCCGGATGCCATGGACCTTCGCGTAACCCTTGAGCCCGATCAGGTGGTCGAGGTCGATGAACACGCCGAACAGAAGAGCAACGAATGCGTCGTTCCTGTCAAGAGTCAGGAGTTCGATGAGAAGAAGGCTGACGACCAGGTGTGTGATTGCGATCATTAGTCACCAATGTGATTCGTCTGCTTTGACATGATGTGTGTGGTTGTTGTATTTTAGTTTTGTGGCAACTCCGATAACAAACTCCGACAGAAGATTGATGGAAAAATGGTGCGGGGGCTGAGATTTGAACTCAAGGACTCCTGCGAGACCAGACCCTCAATCTGGCGCCGTTGACCGAGCTTGGCTACCCCCGCGTTGCGGTCTGGATGTCGGTTCATATGTGTTTCTTGATTAAAGCCTTTCGGGGTGCGGGTCGGCGCGTTGCACGCGCCTTTCGAGGGAACGAACGCAACCCTACATGAGCTCGGAGAACTACCTCGTTTCAGCACCGAATCCCACTACCTAAATACTTGATATCAATACTGGAACAAGCTTCAATGAATGAGTGGACTCCGGAAGCAAAGGGGAGCGGAGAAATGATTGGATTCCCTAAGGGAAAGGTCGCGTTCAAGATGTTCCAGAAGAACGATCTGGAATCACTGCACTGGGGAACGCTAGATGTACTTGAGAACGCGGGCATCAAGGTCTTCAGCAAGGAATGTCTGAAGCTTCTAGAGGATGCTGGATCGTCGGTCGACTACAAGACAAGCTGCGCCAAGATCCCGGGCAACCTGGTGGAAGAGGCAATTCACAAGGCGAAGAAGAACATCACGCTCTACGCCCGGAACCCGAAGAACGACGTCGTTCTCGATGGAAGAAGGGTATTCTGCACGACAGATGGCAACGGCACGAGCGTGATGGACTTCAACACGGGAAAGAGGCGCATGTCGACGAGCGAAGACCTGGCGATGGTTGGCAAGGTTGCCAACGCGCTAGACTCGGCGCACATATTCTGGCCATGCATAAGCTGCCAGGACATCCCGGATCACCTCAGGCACGTTGTCGATCTCAAGGTCGCGCTCTCAAGCATCGAGAAGCACGTCCAAGTGGAGACAACGAGCCACAGGCGAGAGGCCGGGTGGCTAGTAGAGATAGGCGCTGCGCTTGCAGGGGACGAGAAGGCGCTCAGGAAGAGGCCGATATTCTCCTCGATGCACTGTCCGTTCTCGCCTCTGCAGCTCGATGGAGGATCGACTGAAGGAGCACTCGTTCTCGCCAAAGCCGGTGTGCCCATATCGTTCTACGGCATGCCTCAGGCGGGCATCACTGGACCGGTAACGCTGGCAGGTTCTATCATTGTGAACAACGCTGAGGTTCTCGCAGGTCTGACGATGGCACAGCTCGCAGCGCCCGGATCACCGTTCATGTACGGGACAGGTGGAGCCGCCTTCGACATGAGAACGATGACATGGGCAGGCGGCGGTCCGGAGAGGGCGTTAATCTCTGCGGGTGCCGGAGAGCTCTCGCACCACTACGGATTCCCCATACTCTGCGGCGGGATGGTCACCTCCGCGAAGTTGCCAGGACCACAGGCATGTTACGAGAAGATGTCCAGCGGATTGCCACAGTTCTACGCGGGCTGCGATATGATCGCCGGGCTTGGTCTGCTCGATGACGTCACCATGCTGTCCTACGAACAGATGGTGATCGATGATGAGATGGCGAAGATAATGGCCAGGCTCGCCTACGGTGTAACGGTCGACGACGACCACATGGCAGTTGACGTAATCAAGAGGGTGGGCCCGGGAGGCAGCTTCCTGGCGGACAGGCACACTATGCAGTGGCTGAGCAAGGAGCATTTCCTCACGGACATCACGGACAGACGCACCGGCGAGGCCTGGGAAGCCGATGGCAAGAAGAGCGTGGTGGACCGTGCCCGCGTCAAGGCGGCGAGGATAATGAAAGAGCACGTGGTCGCACCAGTGCCATCAGAGGTCGCGAAGGAGTTTGAATCAATCGTCAAGGCCGCTGATAAGGACATAAAGACCAACGGGCTCGACTAGAAAGACCCGAAAGCTATGTGCAGACGACCCGATGAGGGCCGCCTGCGGCCGACAATATCAACGAGTGTGGATAGAACTTGATCCCTCTAGAGCTCATAAGAGAATTTGAGAAGCAGATGAAGGCACTCAGGATAGGGGGCACCTCGCTCGTCCGCGCCCAGAAACTTGAGAAGAAGCTGGGGATCAGAAGGCTGCATCTGAAGCTCGAGGGCGAGAACCCCTCAGGAACTCACAAGGATAGGATTGCTCTCCTCTATACCATAGATGCGCGGATGAAGGACAAGGACACTCTGGTGGCAGCAAGTTGCGGCAACTTCGGTGCAGCACTTGCGCACATGGCCGAGAAGCTCAACATGAAGGCGCGCGTCTACATACCGAAGGACTTCGCGGCGCCCCGAAAGGCCGAGATCGAGTCAAAGGGCGGCAAGATCGTCTTGGTCGATGGAGACTACGAGGCGTCGATCAGAAAAGCGGCTGAGGAGTCCGCTAGGAACGGATGGTACAACGCGAACCCTGGCGGAGTGAACAAGGAGATCGGCATGTACGGCTACACCTTCATCGCCAAAGAGATCGCGCAGTCCCTTGGAAGGTCGCCGGACTGGATATCTGTCCCTGTCGGCAACGGGGAACTGATAAGCGGCATGTGGCAGGGGTTCAGGTCGATGGGCATGAAGCCGCGGATGCTCGGCTACTCGAACAACAACGCGATTGTCCATGGCCTCGCAAAGGGAGCGAAAGCGAAGGTCGATGTGCCGACCCTTGAGGTGACGGAAGTGAACGAGCCTCTCTGCGGGAACTATGTCACGGACCCCGAGGAGGCCCTTGCCGCTATCCTTGATTCGAACGGCATCGGTGTCGAGATTCCGGACTCCGAGCTCGTCAAGGCGGCCACGCTGATAATGCAGGAGGAGAGCCTCGACATCCTGCCCGCGTCCGCAGGAGCCGTGACGGCCATAACCAAGCTCGATTCGAGGAACCATGTTTTCGTGGCGGTGCTCACGGGTCGGGGCCATTTCGCCTAAGCCAGTGCATTGTACATTTGTGTGCATGGGCATTCAATGCTTGCTTCCACGGCCAAGATTTTAATATTGGCTGGACCATTGCGAACTCTGATGCTAGAGTCCGCTGGACAAGGTAAGTTGGTGCCTATTCTCGTCGTGCTAGGGGTCCTTGTCGACCTGCGGATCTTGCGCCCGTAATGGACACGATGGATTTCGGGGGTGTCCGTGCGGGCGAATGAAGGAGTGTGTAGAGGATGAAAGGTGCTAGGGCCGCTGTGGAGTTGCTCGAGAAGCAGAACGTGCAGGTGATGTTCGGCATTCCAGGCGGAGTCCTGCTCCCGTTCTACGACGAGCTCCTGCAATCCGACATAAGGCATATACTGGTGAGGCACGAGCAGTGCGCAGGCCACATGGCGGACGGTTACGCGCGCGTCTCCAAGAAGCCGGGAGTATGCATTGCCACATCTGGCCCGGGAGCGACGAACCTTGTCACAGGTGTTGCCACGGCGTTCATGGATTCGTCGCCGATCGTCGCCCTAACTGGACAGGTCGCTACGAATGTGCTCGGGAACGATGCGTTCCAGGAGGCCGACTCGTTCAGCCTCATGATGCCCATCACAAAGCACAATTTCAGGGTGACTGACCCAACGGTCTTCGCCGAGACCATGAAGAAGGCCTTCCTCATCGCGACTACTGGAAGATACGGTCCAGTTCATGTGGACATCCCAGTAGACATATTCAACGCCGAGATCACGGACGAGCAGATGAACAAGGAGGTGAGGGTGCCGAAACCCAAGCGGAATCTCGCAGGTCTGCTTGATGCCATCAAGCTGCTCGAGAAGGCAGAGAGGCCCACGATAATGGTTGGTGGGGGAGTAACGTGGTCTCGGGCCGGACCAGAGATCACTCGCCTTGCTGAGATGCTGATGGCGCCGATAGTCACTACCTTGATGGCGAAAGGCTCCGTCCCGGAGAACCACCCACTTGTCTTGGGCGTGTGCGGAATGCATGGACGCCAAGTAGCGAACTATGCGCTGAACAACTGCGACGTGCTGCTCGCCATTGGCACCAGGTTCAGTGACCGTGTGACTGGTAAGCTCAGCGAGTTCGGCGCGAAGACGAAGGTCGTGCATGTGGACATCGATTCCTCTGAGATAGGCAAGAACGTGAAGGGCAGAGTCGGTCTCGTGGGAGACGCATGGACCGTCGTGAACGCCTTAATCGCAGGACTCCAGAAAAGAACGAAGTCAGGGACGTGGAAGGACAGGATAATCGAGCTCAACAAGGAGTGTACCTGTGATTTCGACCTCCGCTCTGACCCGCTCAAACCACAGAAGGTCATTCACGAGCTCTCCAAGAACCTCCCGAACGACGCCATCGTCACGACCGAAGTGGGCCAGAACCAGATGTGGGCGGCTCACTTCTTCAAGTGCTACGGGAAGAGGATGTTCATAACATCCGGCGGGCTAGGGACGATGGGGTTCGGGTTCCCTGCAGCCATAGGCGCAAAGATCGCTCGTCCTGAGAGCGTTGTTGCTGACATCGCAGGCGACGGCAGTCTGCAGATGGTGTCGCAGGAATTCGCCACAGCCGTCGAGAACGACATTCCAGTGATGATCTGTCTGCTGAACAACGGATGGCTGGGCATGGTCAAGCAGTGGCAGAAGCTCTTCTACGGCTCAAGGTACATGGCAACGAAGTTCGCGGGGACAACCCCGGACTTCGTCAAGCTAGCGGAGGCCTACGGGGCGGAGGCGATAAGGGTGGAAAGGCATTCCGAGGTGGCCGAGGCGATCCAGAGAGGCGCGAAGGCCGATGTTCCCTTCCTGATCGACTTCATGGTGGACCCTGAAGAGGATGTCCTGCCAATGACGCCACCGGGGAAATCCACCAGCGAATGCATCAAGGGCAGGTGCATATGGAAAGGCGGGGTGTGCTGAATGGAAGTAATGATGATGTTGGTGTACGACCAGCCGGGTGTGATGCAACGGGTCATGGGCGAGTTCAACCGAAAGAGGATAAACGTTGAGACGATTGTGGTCGGGAAGTGCGAGATGCCCGAGAGGGCCAGGATAGTCCTCTCAATCGAGGACAGGGAGAAGGCTCTTAGTGTGATCGAACACCTGAGAGCGCTCCACGAGGTCATCGAGGTGGACCTGGTCGACACCTCCAGACACGAGGCGTACGCTCTGCTCTACAGCAAGGAGGGCATGTGCCGTGTCACAGGGACTGTGGAAGAGGTCGACATCATCGTGAAGAAGAGCCAGCCGGAGAGATACATACAAGCAATGAATGCGATTTGATTGGGAGTGTGCAGTGATGGCCAAGATATACTATAACAAGGATGCGAACCTCAATGTCCTTAAGGGCAAGCGGGTAGCCGTCGTGGGATATGGAATACAGGGGAGAGCACAGTCGCTGAACCTGCGGGACAGCGGTGTGGATGTCGTCTTGGGACTCGGCATAAAGGATGAGACATGGAAGAGGGCCAAGGCGGACAAGATGAAGATCATGAGCATCTCGGACGCCGTCAGAAGCTCGCACCTGGTAATGGTCCTGATACCTGACGAGGTCCAGAAGGACGTGTACGACAAGCACATCGCACCCAACCTGAGAAAGGGCATGGTCCTTGACTTCGCGCACGGGTTCAACATACATTTCAAGAGGATCGTCCCTCCGAAGGACATCGATGTCATCATGGTGGCACCGAAGGGTCCAGGCGCCCTTGTCAGAGAGACATTCCTGGCGGGGATAGGTGTGCCCGCTCTGATCGCGGTGCACCAGGACCATTCAGGAAACGCCAAGAAGTACGCGTTGGCGATCGCCAAGGGACTCATGGCAACAACGAGGGGCGTCATCGAGACCACCTTCAAGGAGGAGACCGAGACCGACCTGTTCGGAGAGCAGGTGGACCTCTGTGGAGGAGCTAGCCAGCTCGTCAAGACCTCCTTTGAAGTCCTGGTCGAGGAAGGCTACCAGCCTGAGATCGCATACTTCGAGGTGCTCCACGAGCTGAAGCTCATAATCGACCTGGTCCAGAAGGGCGGCATCGAGGGGATGTGGGACGGCGTTTCGAATACGGCTGAATATGGCGGACGGACACGAGGTCCCATGATCATCGACGACCGCGTGAAGTAGAAGATGGCCAGTATCCTGAAGGACATCCAGTCCGGAAAGTTCGCCAAGGAATGGGTCGCCGAGCGAGACTCTGGAATGCCGACTCTCACCAGGCTTCGGAAGGAAGGCGAGAAGTCTCAGATAGAGGTCGTTGGGAGACGAATAAGGAAGATGTTCAAGTAGTAGCTTCGTCTCCGCTTCTGGTCTGATGCAAAAGTAATACATAAGGGGTTTCTGCTCTCTCGGTTCGAACAGGTGACCATGTGACCAGTCCCATGACCTCGCACTTCAAGCTGGGCAAGTTCACAAGACAGCGCGAGATCTTCGTCGGCGAGGTCGTTGGGAACAGTGTGTACGAGACCGATGCTTGTTGCATGATGGACGCGATCAGTCACGGCGCGAAACGCTCCACGAACAGGCACCCAGTGTCCGACTTGAGAGTCCTTGCACCGGTCGACAGGCCCTCCAAGATCATCTGCATTGGCCTCAACTACAGGAGCCACA contains the following coding sequences:
- a CDS encoding isocitrate/isopropylmalate dehydrogenase family protein, translating into MKSICVLPGDGIGPEVIDSAVDVLEKATDQLEFVRADIGKAAFEKHRSYLPDETFDLMKSSDSCLFGAVTSSDKPDHQSPVLRFRKELDLYANLRPVRTLVDVPNWPSIDIVLIRENSEGMYTQDEVFDDGGVTTRRRVTRRASERIVGFAIEYARLNGRQKITCVHKSNVLRASDGLFLGVFRELMDSRGAGLKAEEQLVDSAAMKLVVEPRVFDVIVTLNLYGDILSDVAAGVAGGLGFAPSGNIGPKHSVFEPAHGSAPDIAGKGIANPTAAILAGAMMLRHLGLARPASDVEKAVAEVYSTGHLTMDIGGRHGSRSFTEHVIRILAGAKHQ
- a CDS encoding trimethylamine methyltransferase family protein, translating into MIGFPKGKVAFKMFQKNDLESLHWGTLDVLENAGIKVFSKECLKLLEDAGSSVDYKTSCAKIPGNLVEEAIHKAKKNITLYARNPKNDVVLDGRRVFCTTDGNGTSVMDFNTGKRRMSTSEDLAMVGKVANALDSAHIFWPCISCQDIPDHLRHVVDLKVALSSIEKHVQVETTSHRREAGWLVEIGAALAGDEKALRKRPIFSSMHCPFSPLQLDGGSTEGALVLAKAGVPISFYGMPQAGITGPVTLAGSIIVNNAEVLAGLTMAQLAAPGSPFMYGTGGAAFDMRTMTWAGGGPERALISAGAGELSHHYGFPILCGGMVTSAKLPGPQACYEKMSSGLPQFYAGCDMIAGLGLLDDVTMLSYEQMVIDDEMAKIMARLAYGVTVDDDHMAVDVIKRVGPGGSFLADRHTMQWLSKEHFLTDITDRRTGEAWEADGKKSVVDRARVKAARIMKEHVVAPVPSEVAKEFESIVKAADKDIKTNGLD
- a CDS encoding pyridoxal-phosphate dependent enzyme, translating into MIPLELIREFEKQMKALRIGGTSLVRAQKLEKKLGIRRLHLKLEGENPSGTHKDRIALLYTIDARMKDKDTLVAASCGNFGAALAHMAEKLNMKARVYIPKDFAAPRKAEIESKGGKIVLVDGDYEASIRKAAEESARNGWYNANPGGVNKEIGMYGYTFIAKEIAQSLGRSPDWISVPVGNGELISGMWQGFRSMGMKPRMLGYSNNNAIVHGLAKGAKAKVDVPTLEVTEVNEPLCGNYVTDPEEALAAILDSNGIGVEIPDSELVKAATLIMQEESLDILPASAGAVTAITKLDSRNHVFVAVLTGRGHFA
- the ilvB gene encoding biosynthetic-type acetolactate synthase large subunit, giving the protein MKGARAAVELLEKQNVQVMFGIPGGVLLPFYDELLQSDIRHILVRHEQCAGHMADGYARVSKKPGVCIATSGPGATNLVTGVATAFMDSSPIVALTGQVATNVLGNDAFQEADSFSLMMPITKHNFRVTDPTVFAETMKKAFLIATTGRYGPVHVDIPVDIFNAEITDEQMNKEVRVPKPKRNLAGLLDAIKLLEKAERPTIMVGGGVTWSRAGPEITRLAEMLMAPIVTTLMAKGSVPENHPLVLGVCGMHGRQVANYALNNCDVLLAIGTRFSDRVTGKLSEFGAKTKVVHVDIDSSEIGKNVKGRVGLVGDAWTVVNALIAGLQKRTKSGTWKDRIIELNKECTCDFDLRSDPLKPQKVIHELSKNLPNDAIVTTEVGQNQMWAAHFFKCYGKRMFITSGGLGTMGFGFPAAIGAKIARPESVVADIAGDGSLQMVSQEFATAVENDIPVMICLLNNGWLGMVKQWQKLFYGSRYMATKFAGTTPDFVKLAEAYGAEAIRVERHSEVAEAIQRGAKADVPFLIDFMVDPEEDVLPMTPPGKSTSECIKGRCIWKGGVC
- a CDS encoding acetolactate synthase gives rise to the protein MEVMMMLVYDQPGVMQRVMGEFNRKRINVETIVVGKCEMPERARIVLSIEDREKALSVIEHLRALHEVIEVDLVDTSRHEAYALLYSKEGMCRVTGTVEEVDIIVKKSQPERYIQAMNAI